The DNA region AGGTCATCGGAATCAACGAATACTTCCAATTCCTATTCCAGATTACCGTGCCGTTCGGCTTCCTTTTCCAGCTGCCGGTTGTCATGCTGTTCCTGACAAGGCTCGGAATTGTCACGCCGATGTTCCTCGGGAAAATCAGGAAGTATGCTTACTTTGTCCTTCTCGTCATTGCGGCGATCATTACGCCTCCGGATATCGTGTCCCATATGATGGTGACGGTTCCGCTGTTGATTTTATATGAAATCAGCATCGCCATTGCGAGAATCGGATACCGCAAATCGCTTGAGGCAGAGAAGCTTCTGGAGCAGGAAGAATCAAGTGAAGAAGAATAAAAAATAGACCTCCCATTGCGGAAGGTCTATTTCTTTTTGCTGTGATTCAGTTTGCGTTTAATCCGAAAATGCAGCATGATCATCCGGATTCCGGATCCAAAATCAAGGGTTGCCAGGAACACGAGGATGAATGCAAAGAATCCCCAGCCGTGGTCGTTGACATTTTGGATGGCGAAGATCGTGAAGAACACGCCTAAAACGCAGTAGAAAAATCCTGAAAATAATGGTGACGGCCTCATGTGAAAAATCCTCCAATGAATCCTTGGATCTTATCTGCTTCGTTCATCATTCTCTCGATATCATCTTTAAAGACAGACTGGGCAACCACGACGATGGTATTCATCGTGACATGGGCCACGATCGGAACGATGATCCTCTTTGTACGGATATATAAGAAGGCAAACGTAAAGCCCATGGCCGTATATAAAATGATATGGATAGGCTCAAAATGAGCGATTCCAAATATTAAAGAACTGATGAGTGCGGATGGAAAGAACGAAAATCTTTCGTACAGACTTCCAAAGATAATTTTTCTAAAAACAATCTCTTCCAATATAGGTCCGACTACCGAACTGACGAAGATGACGATCGGAGCGGCTTCAATAATGTTAATAATCGTTTCTGTATTTTTTGAACCGATTTTGATCCCGAGCATCGCTTCTATATTAATGGCGACAGACTGGGCAATGAACGCAAGGAAGACCCCGCCTATTGCCCAAAGGATAGAAGCTCCAATGGAAAGCGGTTCAGCTTTGTCTATTTTGGTATGTCTTTCGGTTTTTCGCAATACGAACAGTACATAAAGAAGAGCAGCGGTGAAGCTAAAAACAATCCAAATGACAGTAGTCAATGACTCCATCCGGTTCTCATTTACATCAAATACCGAGGTGCCGATTTTATTGACAAGCGGATATCCGATCAGGCTGGATAGCTGCATGATTATGTAGGCAATCAGTATATAGCCATACTCTTTTTTCACAGTGCCTGACTTCCTCTCCGAATAAAGTGAAATCACTGTCCATTCTACTAGTTATCCCCTGCATGTTCAAATTTGAACCATTCATCGATTTCATTAGAATAAACCCATTGGATAAGCATATATTATCAAGGTGTGTCAAATAGAGGCGGGGCCCGCGAAATTTGGAGGATTTTTTTCGAAAAAAATTGTAGGTTCCTGCTTGCAAAATAGGCATGAGTTATTTAATATAATAATTGTGTTAGCACTCAATGAGTAAGAGTGCTAATAAATAACCAATTACATATTATTTCTGAGGAGGTTGTTTCACTTGTTAAAACCACTAGGTGACCGCGTCATTATCGAACTAGTAGAGTCAGAGGAAAAAACGGCTAGCGGAATCGTGCTGCCAGACTCAGCAAAAGAAAAGCCGCAAGAAGGTAAAATCGTTGCTGTCGGTACAGGTCGTGTATTAGAAAGCGGAGAGCGCGTGGCTCTTGAAGTAGCTGTAGAAGACCGCATCATCTTCTCTAAGTATGCTGGTACAGAAGTGAAATACCAAGGAACTGAATATTTAATCCTTCGCGAAAGCGATATTTTAGCAGTAGTAGGCAAATAATCCAATTCAACATTCATCGATAAAATTTGAGGAGGTTGTTTCATAATGGCTAAGGAAATTAAATTCAGCGAAGAAGCACGCCGTTCCATGCTTCGCGGTGTAGATAAATTAGCAAACGCAGTAAAAGTAACGCTTGGACCAAAAGGACGCAACGTCGTACTTGAGAAAAAATACGGTTCCCCGTTGATCACCAACGACGGTGTAACAATCGCGAAAGAAATCGAACTTGAAGATGCATTCGAGAACATGGGTGCAAAGCTTGTAGCTGAAGTAGCAAGCAAAACAAACGATGTTGCCGGCGACGGTACAACAACCGCAACGGTTCTTGCACAAGCAATGATCCGTGAAGGCCTTAAAAACGTAACAGCCGGTGCAAACCCAGTCGGACTTCGCAAAGGAATCGAAAAAGCGGTTCAGACTGCTATCGAAGAACTTAAAGCGATCTCTAAGCCAATCGAAGGCAAAGCTTCCATCGCACAGGTTGCAGCAATCTCTGCAGCTGACGAAGAAGTTGGCCAATTGATTGCAGAAGCAATGGAGCGCGTTGGAAACGACGGCGTTATCACAATTGAAGAATCTAAAGGATTCTCTACTGAGCTTGATGTAGTGGAAGGTATGCAGTTCGACCGTGGATATGCATCTCCATACATGGTTACTGATTCCGACAAAATGGAAGCAGTCCTTGAAAATCCATACATCTTGATCACTGACAAGAAAATCACAAGCATCCAGGAAATCCTTCCTGTCCTTGAGCAAGTGGTACAGCAAGGCAAGCCACTATTGCTTGTAGCAGAAGATGTTGAAGGTGAAGCACTTGCTACATTAGTAGTGAACAAACTTCGCGGAACATTCAATGCAGTAGCTGTTAAAGCTCCTGGCTTCGGCGATCGCCGTAAAGCAATGCTTGAAGACCTTGCCGTCCTTACTGGCGGTGAAGTCATCACTGAAGATCTTGGCTTGGATCTTAAATCTGCAAACATTACTCAATTGGGCCGTGCAGCGAAGGTTGTTGTTTCGAAAGAAAACACAACGGTTGTTGAAGGTTCAGGCGAATCTGAAAAAATCGCAGCCCGCGTTAACCAAATCCGTGCTCAATTAGAAGAAACTTCTTCTGAATTTGACCGTGAAAAACTACAAGAGCGCCTTGCTAAGCTAGCTGGCGGTGTTGCAGTGGTTAAAGTCGGTGCAGCAACTGAAACAGAATTGAAAGAGCGCAAACTACGCATCGAAGACGCCTTGAACTCTACTCGCGCAGCAGTAGAAGAAGGAATCGTATCCGGTGGTGGTACAGCTCTAGTGAACGTATACAATAAAGTGGCTGCTATCGAAGCAGAAGGCGACGTTGCAACTGGTGTGAACATCGTTCTTCGCGCATTGGAAGAGCCAATCCGTCAAATCTCCCACAACGCTGGCTTAGAAGGTTCTATCGTAGTAGACCGTCTAAAACGCGAAGAAATCGGCGTAGGTTTCAACGCAGCAACTGGCGAATGGGTAAACATGATCGAATCCGGTATCGTTGACCCAACAAAAGTAACGCGTTACGCTCTTCAAAACGCAGCATCCGTAGCAGCGATGTTCCTAACTACTGAAGCAGTAGTAGCAGACATCCCTGAAGAAAACGGCGGCATGCCAGACATGAGCGGCATGGGCGGTATGGGTGGAATGGGCGGAATGATGTAATCATTGCCCACACCTTTTTGAAAAATCCCTCTGGACCTTATTGGTTCGGGGGGGTTTTTGGTTTTGGGATGATAAAGAAGGGTTTTGAAGTGATTTGCTGACAAATTGCTAACATAAAGTAAAAAGGCTCCTCATTAGTTAATTTAACTTTTGGGGAGCCTTTTTCTTTTTAAAAGAACTTACTCAAATTGAATTGTCCTTTCATTTGATGAATTTTATTTCAATGTTGTTTTGTTTGAAATGATAGTGATTGTGTTTAATGGTAAAATTTGTTTTTTCTATTGAAAGAGCATTGTTATACGATGTAAATTGTTTTACAATGTTAATGTAAATAAATGGAGGTATTTCTATGGACAGGGAACTGCTGAAGGGCAGTATTGAAATATTATTGCTTTCATTATTAGCGGAAGCGGATTGTTATGGTTATGAAATGACAAAAAAATTACGGGTATTAAGTGATGACGCCTACCATATGAATGAGGGAACACTGTACCCTGCTTTAAAAAGGTTGGAGAAAAAAGAATGTGTGACATCGTATTGGAGTCAGGGGTCGGATGGCGGCCGGAGGAAATATTACTCTATTACCAAAACCGGGCGTACTGTTTTGGAGGAAAAGCTGCAGAACTGGAAACAAATCAATAAGTTAATTGAAAATACAGTGGAGGGATTATCGTGAAGGAGATAATCGAGAAGTATGTAAATGAAATCACCTTGGATTTGCCGGATGATCAACAGAAGGAATTAAGGGAAGAGATTTATATACACCTTCAGGACCATGTCAAAGAACTTATAATTAAAGGATATTCTGAAGAAAAAGCGATCCGGTACGCAATTAAATCCTTTGGTAATCAAGATAAATTGAATCGGGAGTTAAAGAGGACACTTTTTCCCTATTATAAGCCGATTCGATTTGTGTGGAGTGTTATTTTGGTTACAGCGTTTTTATGCCTTGTTTCCTATTCTTCTATGGAATACTACCACCCGGAATTTGATAATCATTTACCAGCATACAGTGTGTTGATGGGCATGTTCATAGTGACCCTTATCGCCGGGCTAGGTGAGGTTTTGTATGAAGCCATTTCCAGTCTGGTACAGGTGAAATGGGTGTTAAATCCTTGGCTTTTCTTTTTGGTGCCGTCATTGATAGTTGGCGGAATTCAAACGCCACAGCTGTTTAAACATCCAGAACAATATCAGGGTAGCTTGTGGCTGGACTTGTATGCCGTTCCAATCGGTGCATTTGCATACATCATCTCAAGGCAGCTGTTTACTTCTCTCTTTGTGCGCAATAAAAATAATTATAATACGACGAAGGTTAATTAAAGTGATAGTATGGAGGTCGTTTAATTGTTTGATATTACAATGAAAAAGAAGAATATACTGATTCCACTGTTATTATTCGTTATCAATCTACTATTCTCAGCATTTCTTATTGAAGAATTAATCGATGCCTCTGATCCAAATTACGGAGTAGCGGGTTTCTTTACACCTATAATTGGTTTGATGTCTCTTATATACATTAGAAAGTTAGAGGGGGAAAATCTAATTCCTTTGTTGAGATTTTTTCAAATTTGCAACTGGATGTTTATTATTTTCCCTATAGCGGTTTTCTTTGATGGAATCCTTATTATGATTGGTTAATTATTACCTATAGGTAGTATGAAATATGTATGGATTATATCTACAGACTTTTCCAACTGCTTGGGTCATACGAGAACCTGTCATAGTAGCTTTAGGCCATACACTTTTGAAATCCCTCTGGACTTTTTTGTTCGGGGATTTTTTGTTTTGGAAGCGGAGGGACGGTCCTGCTGCTTCCCCAGGTGAAACGGGACACTAAACCTGTCCCCATGTCCCAAAACTTTTTTAGTGAAAGTTTAGGTTTAAAGTTATACACTTAGTAAAGTGTGATTTTATTATACAACTAGATGGGGGAATATAGATTTGAATACTTTATCAAAGTCCAAGCGGTTGCAGCTTGCTCTTTTATTAGGGTCGCTTTCGCTTATTGGTCCTTTTACGATAGATACTTATTTGCCTTCGTTTCCAACGATTGTGAATGATTTCCATACGCATGCTTCTCTGGTGCAGGTCAGCTTGACTACTTGCTTGCTAGGGTTGGGATTGGGGCAATTGCTGATTGGGCCGTTGAGTGATATAACGGGCCGTCGAAAGCCTCTTATTATTTTTCTTAGCTTGTATTTGCTGTCTTCGTTAGCATGTGCTGCAGCACCGAATATTTACACATTGATTGCAGCCCGTTTTATTCAAGGGTTTGCGGCAGCGGGAGGATTGGTTATTTCCAGAGCCGTTGTGCGCGATCTTTATAGCGGAAGGGAACTCACGAAGTTTTTTGCATCATTGATGTTGATCGGGAATCTCGGTCCGATTGTCGCACCGATTTCAGGTGGCTTTATTCTTACGTTTGCCAATTGGAAAGGTGTTTTTATTGTCCTGGCTTGCATTGGACTGATTCTCACGTTGACGGTTACAATGAAACTGGAGGAGACGCTGCCTGCTGAGAGACGGATTCCAAGCAATTTTAAACAAGTACTTGGTAACTTTGGCTCTTTGCTGAAGGATCGTGAATTTGCAGGATACGCATTTACACAGGCTTTTACTGTTGCGGGTATTTTTGCATATGTATCTGGAATTTCCTTTGTTTATCAGAATATATATGGCGTTTCGCCTCAAACTTTTAGTTTCCTATTTGGAGTCAATGGCATCGGGTTGATCATTGGTACACAGCTTGTTGGCCGCTTTGCGATTTTTACTGAAAAAACGTTCTTGAAGATCGGTCTGCTTCTTTCTAATACAGCTGCATTGGTGCTGCTTTTTGCGCTGATCGTAAAAGCACCTTTAATAGCTGTTGCGATTCCCATTTTCTTTGTGGTTATGTCCATTAGCATTATCGGGACATCATCCTTTTCCTTGGCAATTGAAACCAAGGGCCATATGGCCGGAAGTGCATCAGCGTTATTGGGCGTGCTGCCATTTCTGCTAGGTTCCCTGACATCCCCATTAGTCGGAATAGCAGGAGAATATACAGCGATCCCAATGGGAATTGTTATGTTCTCAGCAAGCTTCATGGCCTTTTTATCCTACTTTGTCTTAGTCAACAAAGGTTCCATTAATTTAAAATCTGGGAGAAAGCTTTATCAATAATTAACTTTTCTCACGTAGGTAAGAGATGCTTCCTGTATTGTACAGGGGGCATTTTTTTTATGAAATAAGCATTTTAAGTTGGGTATTTTTGGGTATTGTGTAGTGTTAGCTTCATTCGAGAGACTTGAATTCTTGTAAAGGCATCGGAGATCGAAGAATAGTAATTTAAATACGAAAGGAAGATGATGAATGACAGAAAAGCATTACATTCGCGAAGGTTTGGCCAACATGTGGAAAGGCAAAGAGGGCGTTGGCGGCAAGCTGTACCTGAGTTCAGAAATGCTTCACCATAAGCCACATGCTATTAACTTCCAGAGAGAGGAGACGTATCTTCCATTGACGGATATTTCGAAAGTGGAGCGTGAACGCTCTAGGCTGCTGGGGCTTCCACTGATCAATAATGGATTGAAAGTGACCACACACGAGGGGCATGAGGTGCGCTATGTAGTGAATAAAGCAGGAGAGTGGGTGGACGCCATCGAGCGGGCGGCTGCCGAGGCGAAGAAGCAGATCGTGATTTAGCGTTCGAGGGAGCGGCGTTGCGGTTTTGGTGTTTTCTAATATAGATATTAAAATCCTAAAGTCCTGAATCACTTCGGTGGTCCAGGGCTTTTTCTATTATGGTAAAACTCCGTGATTTGCTTATTGTTATCAGTGAAATTGGGACAGTAAACCTGTCCCCATGTCCCGCGGATTTTCATAGGATAGTATGTTAGGAGGTGAATTAGAATGAGAGGAATTCATAATAGTTCTAAACGACTGCGGGATTTGAGTCAAAATGAAGGCAGTCATGGAAGCGATAAGGATAGGATGAGACATGTATGCCGGGAGCTTGCTTATGTAACTAATTCGGGGACGGATGACTGTCCAGGTAATACGGTATCGGTCA from Falsibacillus pallidus includes:
- a CDS encoding YdiK family protein, which gives rise to MRPSPLFSGFFYCVLGVFFTIFAIQNVNDHGWGFFAFILVFLATLDFGSGIRMIMLHFRIKRKLNHSKKK
- the groL gene encoding chaperonin GroEL (60 kDa chaperone family; promotes refolding of misfolded polypeptides especially under stressful conditions; forms two stacked rings of heptamers to form a barrel-shaped 14mer; ends can be capped by GroES; misfolded proteins enter the barrel where they are refolded when GroES binds), with translation MAKEIKFSEEARRSMLRGVDKLANAVKVTLGPKGRNVVLEKKYGSPLITNDGVTIAKEIELEDAFENMGAKLVAEVASKTNDVAGDGTTTATVLAQAMIREGLKNVTAGANPVGLRKGIEKAVQTAIEELKAISKPIEGKASIAQVAAISAADEEVGQLIAEAMERVGNDGVITIEESKGFSTELDVVEGMQFDRGYASPYMVTDSDKMEAVLENPYILITDKKITSIQEILPVLEQVVQQGKPLLLVAEDVEGEALATLVVNKLRGTFNAVAVKAPGFGDRRKAMLEDLAVLTGGEVITEDLGLDLKSANITQLGRAAKVVVSKENTTVVEGSGESEKIAARVNQIRAQLEETSSEFDREKLQERLAKLAGGVAVVKVGAATETELKERKLRIEDALNSTRAAVEEGIVSGGGTALVNVYNKVAAIEAEGDVATGVNIVLRALEEPIRQISHNAGLEGSIVVDRLKREEIGVGFNAATGEWVNMIESGIVDPTKVTRYALQNAASVAAMFLTTEAVVADIPEENGGMPDMSGMGGMGGMGGMM
- a CDS encoding CPBP family intramembrane glutamic endopeptidase; this encodes MKKEYGYILIAYIIMQLSSLIGYPLVNKIGTSVFDVNENRMESLTTVIWIVFSFTAALLYVLFVLRKTERHTKIDKAEPLSIGASILWAIGGVFLAFIAQSVAINIEAMLGIKIGSKNTETIINIIEAAPIVIFVSSVVGPILEEIVFRKIIFGSLYERFSFFPSALISSLIFGIAHFEPIHIILYTAMGFTFAFLYIRTKRIIVPIVAHVTMNTIVVVAQSVFKDDIERMMNEADKIQGFIGGFFT
- a CDS encoding permease prefix domain 1-containing protein, translating into MKEIIEKYVNEITLDLPDDQQKELREEIYIHLQDHVKELIIKGYSEEKAIRYAIKSFGNQDKLNRELKRTLFPYYKPIRFVWSVILVTAFLCLVSYSSMEYYHPEFDNHLPAYSVLMGMFIVTLIAGLGEVLYEAISSLVQVKWVLNPWLFFLVPSLIVGGIQTPQLFKHPEQYQGSLWLDLYAVPIGAFAYIISRQLFTSLFVRNKNNYNTTKVN
- a CDS encoding multidrug effflux MFS transporter, which encodes MNTLSKSKRLQLALLLGSLSLIGPFTIDTYLPSFPTIVNDFHTHASLVQVSLTTCLLGLGLGQLLIGPLSDITGRRKPLIIFLSLYLLSSLACAAAPNIYTLIAARFIQGFAAAGGLVISRAVVRDLYSGRELTKFFASLMLIGNLGPIVAPISGGFILTFANWKGVFIVLACIGLILTLTVTMKLEETLPAERRIPSNFKQVLGNFGSLLKDREFAGYAFTQAFTVAGIFAYVSGISFVYQNIYGVSPQTFSFLFGVNGIGLIIGTQLVGRFAIFTEKTFLKIGLLLSNTAALVLLFALIVKAPLIAVAIPIFFVVMSISIIGTSSFSLAIETKGHMAGSASALLGVLPFLLGSLTSPLVGIAGEYTAIPMGIVMFSASFMAFLSYFVLVNKGSINLKSGRKLYQ
- a CDS encoding PadR family transcriptional regulator, coding for MDRELLKGSIEILLLSLLAEADCYGYEMTKKLRVLSDDAYHMNEGTLYPALKRLEKKECVTSYWSQGSDGGRRKYYSITKTGRTVLEEKLQNWKQINKLIENTVEGLS
- the groES gene encoding co-chaperone GroES; the encoded protein is MLKPLGDRVIIELVESEEKTASGIVLPDSAKEKPQEGKIVAVGTGRVLESGERVALEVAVEDRIIFSKYAGTEVKYQGTEYLILRESDILAVVGK